DNA sequence from the Methanococcus maripaludis genome:
GCGATAGCTGCGGTTCAAGTTCCGACTGTTCAGATACTAAAAAAATGATGGAACAGCAGAACGCACAAATTAGGGACAATATGTCAAAAATTAAGTATAAAATAGCAGTCATGAGTGGTAAAGGGGGAGTTGGTAAATCCACAGTTACCGTAAACCTTGCTGCAACCCTTAACATGATGGGATACAAAGTTGGAGTTTTAGATGGAGATATCCACGGCCCAAATATTCCACAAATGCTGGGAGTTGACCAAATTCAACCAATGGCTGATGAAAATGGAATATACCCTGTATCCACCCCACAAGGAATTAAAACAATGTCCATTGGATACTTTTTGCCAGACAAAAACACTCCAATTATATGGAGAGGTCCAAAAGCAAGCGGTGCTATCAGACAGTTCTTAAGCGATGTTAATTGGGGAGAACTAGACTTTTTATTAATAGACACTCCTCCAGGATCAGGAGATATTCAAATAACGACACTACAGGCTATCCCTGACATTGACGGAGTGGTAATCGTCACAACCCCTGAAGAAGTATCTGTTTTAGATGCAAGAAAATCAGTATCTGCTGCAAATACGTTAGAAATTCCAATAATTGGTATTGTTGAAAACATGGGCGGATTTGTATGTCCTGAATGCGACAAAGTTATTGATATCTTTGGAAAAGGCGGTGGAGAAAAAGCTGCAAAAGAATTAAATGTATTTTTCCTTGGAAGAATCCCGCTCGACATTAAAGCAAGAGTTGCGTCTGACAGAGGAGTTCCAATGGTTACAATGGACTGTAAAGCATCCGAAGAATTTAAAAAAGTTGTTAATACAGTTCTTGAAAGAATTAAAAAAGAATAACTTAAATTTTTTATTTTTATCCCTGATTTTAGGTGTATCAATGCTTCCAAATAAAAAGGCACTCGATTTAATTAAAATTTACATGGAAAAAGATTTTACTTCAGAAAATTTAAAAGAACTAACCAAAAAACTAATAGAATTGGATTTACTTGTAAAAACAGAAGATGAAACATTTACTGTTAGATCAGACGACCCTGAAGAACTCATGCATTCGAGAGTTGGTGCTTTAAAAGAAGGTATTGAAAAATTTGCAGTTCCTTCAAACGTTAAAGAAATAAAAAATCCAAAAATTTTGGATCTTTGCAGCGGTATGGGCTACAATGCAGTTTCCGCACTTCATTATAACATCAATTCTGAAATAGATATAGTAGAATACAGTAAAGAAATGCTTTTTCTATCCCTTGCACTTGATATTCCAATGAACGAACATTTTATAATAAAAAATGCAATATCTGAATTTTTTAAGGGAAATAAGAATCAAAAAATTAGAATTTTTAACGAAGATGCAAGATTTACACTTTTAAGAAAAGATTTGAAAAAATACGAGTGTGTATTTCATGATGCTTTTTCGCCCTTAAATGACCCAGTATTATATACAGTTGAGTTTTTAAAGTTAATTTACGAAAATATGGCAGATTCTGGTGTTTTAATATCGTATTCTTCATCAATTCCATTTAGGAGTGCACTTGTAGAGTGCGGATTTATAATTTCTGAAGGTCCATCAGTTGGAAGAAAAAGAGGGGCTACATTAGCATACAAAAATCCAAATGAACTACAAAAAAAAGAAATAAAAAGAATTCCTGAAAGTGATGAGCGATTAATTGCATTAGCTAGTGTTGGAATTTCATTTTACGATAAAAATTTGAATTTAAATTCTTCTGAAATAATTAAAAATAGAGAAATTGATCGGGAAAACTTGAAAAATCTGCTCGGAGATAAATATTACTCAACTACAAAAATTAAAAGCGGAAAGATAGATGAAAAACTCTTAGAAATTCAAAAAGAAGATCTAAACTCATCTGAAATCATTAAAAAAATGAAAAAAATATATCTTAAAAATTAAGTTTTTTAATAAATTAATACCCGTTTGCATAATTTAAAGCTTCATCGATTAAGTTTTGAGCGATATCTACATCAGAAATTCTTGAAAGTCCTTCCCATGAAGGACATGCATTTACTTCGATAACTTTTAATCCATCGCTGCTTTCGAGTATATCTACACCTGCATAAACGAGCCCTACTGCATCTTTTGCAGCAAGCACGATTTTACTTAACTCTTCAGTTATTTCGCACTTTTCTGGAACTCCGTTTTGGTGAATATTTGTAATCCAGTTGTCAGACGTTCTATACATTGCAGAAATTACCTTATCCCCAACTGCAAATGCTCGAATGTCCCTATAAACGTTATTTGGATTGTTTACAAATTCTTGCATATAAATTACGCCGTGAGTGCTTTTAAAAGTATTTAACGCTTTTAATTTTGCAACGGTTGATCTACCCTTAACCCTTACAAGGCCTTTTCCCTGATTTCCAAAAAGAGGTTTTAAAACAACGTCTTCAAATTTATCTGCTGCGATTAACGCTTTATTTACATCTTCTGCGACTATCGTCTTTGGATGCGGAATTTTATGAACTTCCATTAAAAATGAGGTCCTGAATTTATTTCCTGCATTTTCAATCCCATCCATCGGGTTTATTACAGGTACGTAATTTTCAAGGTATTTTAACATGTCAAACCTGTGAAACATTTCGACCCCTTCACCGATGTTTCTAACAAAAGCGCATTTTAAATCGAGTATGCTTCTATTATTCTGTTCAAACTTAACTTCCGATTCGATATAAGAAATTATTTTTGAGGGCTGTATAATAACTGGGCCTATATCATTTTTTTCCATTTTGGACTTCAACTCATCGGTTACCCAGTCCCGTTCTTCAGAAATTATTCCCATTCTCATATTAACACCATAAAAATTATAAAAACAATAATATTTGTCTTAAAAATCTGAAAACATTTTTTTAATTTTAACGTTTAGCGGCGTCGGATTGTGGAATGCCCTTGCCATTTCAGCATTAACTCCGTTTTCAGTTAAAATCTGGAGCAACTCTTCGTTAAATTCTTTTCCAAAAACAATTGCTGACGTATTTACATTGTGCGTCATTTTGTAGGTTACAATGTAATTAACTGCCGCATCGTTGTGTGCAAAACCGATAATATGATCAACTTCGGCTCTGGTTTTTAAACCTTTATCGATTGGTTGAAAACCGATTCCAGTTAGATAATACTTTTCAGGATCCGCAGACTCAATTAATTTCAAAGCTGCAGGGTTTGCTGAAACGATTACTTCGTGTCCTTTGTTTTTAAGCATATTTAGTAAAAACATGAACGCAGGTACCAAAACAGGGGGTTCAGGACATCCCAAAATTATCATTATTCTCAAAAATACCACCAAAGTATATTAAAAGTATATAATTTTATCAATAAAAGATATTAATATTTTCCGATATTTCAAAACTTAAAATCTATTTTTGGCTACCATCTGATTTATATAATATTATAGTGATAGAATATCAGATATATATAACATTTAATTTAGGACTTTAAACCCCCCGAATAGAATAGATTGGTGTTTTAATGGATGAAAAAATTGAAATTTCGAATGTAGAATCTGCAGTTTTAGGTTTGCTCCTTGAAAAACCGATGTATGGTTATGAAATTGAAAAAATAATCGAAGAAAGGAAAATGAGGCAGTGGACAGAAATTGCATTTTCGTCAATATACTATGTCTTAAAAAAATTGGAAGAAAAACAAATTGTTGAAAGTGAAACTGAAAATAAATGTGGAAGAGCTCGAAAGATTTATTTTGCAACGGATTTAGGAAAAAAAATAATGCGAAAAAAAGTA
Encoded proteins:
- a CDS encoding MnmC family methyltransferase; translated protein: MLPNKKALDLIKIYMEKDFTSENLKELTKKLIELDLLVKTEDETFTVRSDDPEELMHSRVGALKEGIEKFAVPSNVKEIKNPKILDLCSGMGYNAVSALHYNINSEIDIVEYSKEMLFLSLALDIPMNEHFIIKNAISEFFKGNKNQKIRIFNEDARFTLLRKDLKKYECVFHDAFSPLNDPVLYTVEFLKLIYENMADSGVLISYSSSIPFRSALVECGFIISEGPSVGRKRGATLAYKNPNELQKKEIKRIPESDERLIALASVGISFYDKNLNLNSSEIIKNREIDRENLKNLLGDKYYSTTKIKSGKIDEKLLEIQKEDLNSSEIIKKMKKIYLKN
- the mptN gene encoding tetrahydromethanopterin:alpha-L-glutamate ligase — encoded protein: MRMGIISEERDWVTDELKSKMEKNDIGPVIIQPSKIISYIESEVKFEQNNRSILDLKCAFVRNIGEGVEMFHRFDMLKYLENYVPVINPMDGIENAGNKFRTSFLMEVHKIPHPKTIVAEDVNKALIAADKFEDVVLKPLFGNQGKGLVRVKGRSTVAKLKALNTFKSTHGVIYMQEFVNNPNNVYRDIRAFAVGDKVISAMYRTSDNWITNIHQNGVPEKCEITEELSKIVLAAKDAVGLVYAGVDILESSDGLKVIEVNACPSWEGLSRISDVDIAQNLIDEALNYANGY
- a CDS encoding Mrp/NBP35 family ATP-binding protein, which codes for MAEECSGNCDSCGSSSDCSDTKKMMEQQNAQIRDNMSKIKYKIAVMSGKGGVGKSTVTVNLAATLNMMGYKVGVLDGDIHGPNIPQMLGVDQIQPMADENGIYPVSTPQGIKTMSIGYFLPDKNTPIIWRGPKASGAIRQFLSDVNWGELDFLLIDTPPGSGDIQITTLQAIPDIDGVVIVTTPEEVSVLDARKSVSAANTLEIPIIGIVENMGGFVCPECDKVIDIFGKGGGEKAAKELNVFFLGRIPLDIKARVASDRGVPMVTMDCKASEEFKKVVNTVLERIKKE
- a CDS encoding DUF1890 domain-containing protein, which translates into the protein MRIMIILGCPEPPVLVPAFMFLLNMLKNKGHEVIVSANPAALKLIESADPEKYYLTGIGFQPIDKGLKTRAEVDHIIGFAHNDAAVNYIVTYKMTHNVNTSAIVFGKEFNEELLQILTENGVNAEMARAFHNPTPLNVKIKKMFSDF